The region TACTCACGCTGCTTGTCAATAGAGATGCGGAATCCGAATCCAAATTCTGCGTTGTCTTCAAAGAGCGAGTTTGACCAAGCGGGCCCGTAGCCCTCACGATTCTTTGACCAAGGTGTGGTTGGCAAGTTGCCACCAAAGATAGATGAACAGCCTGTTGCATTGGCTACGATTGCTCGGTCGCCAAACAGCTGGGAGAGCAGTTTGATGTAGGGCGTCTCACCGCAGCCTGCACACGCACCTGAAAATTCAAAGAGCGGTTGCTGCAGCTGCTGCTGTTTGATAGCGGTTAGGTTGATTTTCAAGCGGTCGTATTCGGGAATCTCGAGAAAGAACTTCCAATTCTCACGCTCTTGCTCGCGTAGGGGCGCTTGGGGCGCCATCGTGAGCGCTTTGCGAGTGGGGTCGCTCTTGCTGCGCCCAGGACAGACTTCGACGCAAAGCGTGCAGCCTGTGCAGTCCTCTGGCGCAACCTGAATTGTATAGTTAAGATGCTCCCACGCACGGTCTTTGCCCGCAGTTGATTTGAACGTAGCTGGTGCCTTCGCCAGCACACTTGGTTCATAGACCTTGATGCGAATAGCTGCATGCGGACAGATCATCGCGCACTTGCCGCACTGAATGCAGAGGTCAAAATCCCAAACAGGGATTTCTTGTGCCAAGTTGCGCTTTTCGTATTGTGCAGTGCCACTTGGGTAAGTGCCATCGGCAGGCAGCTTACTTACGGGAATTGTATCGCCCTCACCTGCAATCATTTTGCCCAGCACCTCTGCAACGAAAGGTGGGGCATCGTCGCTAACAGGCGAACGCATTTCCTTTGTGCTGGTTACTTTTCTTGGGTAGTGCACTTCATAGAGATGCGCCAGCGTGTTGTCGACCGCAGCAAGGTTCTTGGCAATTACCCCTTCACCTTTTTTGCGATAGGCACTGCGAATGGATTCTTTAATTTGCTCAATTGCTTCCTCATGCGGCAAGACATCAGAAATTGCAAAGAAACAGGTCTGCATCACCGTGTTGATGCGCCCTGCCATTCCATTCTCGCGAGCCACTTTGTATGCATCAATTACATACAGCTTGATGTCTTTTTCCAAAATTTCTTCTTGCACCTTGCGTGGCAACTGGTCCCAGACTTCGTCGGGCCCATAGGGTGAATTCAGCAGAAACTTGCCGCCCTTTACAAGGCGCTTTAGCATATCGTATCGCTCCAGAAATATCCATTGGTGGCACGCTAAGAAATTCGCTTTGTGAATGAGGTATGCAGAGCGAATTGGCTCAAGACCGAAGCGTAGGTGCGAAATGGTCAGTGACCCAGACTTCTTGGAATCATACACGAAGTAGCCCTGCGCATAGTGATGTGGAATGTCGCCGATGATTTTAATTGTGTTCTTGTTTGCGCTCACTGTGCCGTCAGAGCCTAACCCATAGAAAATTGCACGCACGACGGAATCTGGCTCAATATCAAAGTCTTCATCATACTCCAAACTTGTGTGCGAGACATCATCGGTGATGCCGACCGTAAAATGATTTTTCGGAGGCTTTGCACTCAGGTTATCAAAAATGGCTTTTACCATTGCAGGTGTAAACTCCTTCGAAGAAAGCCCGTAGCGACCACCAACTACAAGCGGCATTGTGCGCAGCCAACTTTCAGATTGATGCAATCCTTCGTAAAGTGCGCTAACCACATCAAGGTAAAGTGGCTCTCCTGCACTGCCGGGTTCTTTGGTGCGATCGAGCACTGCAATTGCCTCGACGGTGGTGGGCAACGCTGCAATGAAGTCACGCACGCTGAACGGTCGAAAGAGATGCACCGTAATGACGCCTACAGCTTCGCCGTGTGCATTGAGATAATCAACGGTTTCTTTAATCGTCTCTGCGCTGGAGCCCATCGTAACAATCAGCCGTGTGGCATTCGGCGCACCGTAGTATTCAAAGGGTTGGTAGCGCCGCCCCGTGAGCGCTGCAAAGCGCTGCATCACTTGCCGAAGCACCTCAGGGAAGGCTTGGTAGTAAGGATTGACGGTCTCACGGGCTTGGAAGTAGACATCAGGATTTTGTGCCGTGCCACGAATGAACGGATGTTCAGGCGACAGCCGACGCTGACGATGCGCTAAGACATCTTCTTCGTCGATCATTGCGCGCATTTCGGCTTCACTCAGCACCTGAATTTTCTGAATCTCGTGTGAAGTGCGAAAGCCATCAAAGAAATGCACAATTGGCACGCGCGATTTAAGCGTAGCCGCTTGCGCTATTAGCGCAAAGTCGTGTGCTTCCTGCACCGATGTGGAGCATAGCATCGCAAAGCCAGTCGCGCGTGCCGCCATCACATCAGAGTGGTCGCCGAAGATAGATAAGGCTTGCGCAGCGAGCGAGCGAGAAGCGACGTGCATCACAAAGGGCGTTAGCTCACCAGCAATCTTATACATATTTGGAATCATCAAAAGCAATCCTTGGGAGGCTGTAAAAGTTGTTGCGAGCGCTCCCGTCTGCAGTGCGCCGTGCACGGCGCCTGCTGCACCACCTTCGGATTGCATTTCCACAATTGTAGGCACGCTGCCCCAGATGTTAGGAATATGCTGGCTTGCCCATTCATCGGATAATTCGCCCATTGGCGAGGCAGGAGTAATCGGGTAGATGGCAATAACCTCATTTGTGCGATACGCCACCATCGCCACGGCTTCATTGCCATCGACGGTTTTAACTTGGGTGGTCGCTTTTACCGAAGGCTCAATAAAGGCGGACATTACTGCATCTCCTTCCTACTTTACTTAACGAAACTCCCTAAATGCGAAGGAGCATCTTGAATAGGGAAAGGTATGGAAAAGAGCGTGAGTGTATCCCTGCGAAGAACGGGGCACACGGTCGATGTGGTCGATTTCTTGCGTAGGGTGTTGCGGCATAGCGTCGTTGCTGCAGCGCCCTGTGCGATGCAAGGTCGTGCTCAGACTCCTCTTGGCTTATGCTACGTCAATTCTTGTTCGCTCAGCTTAGACTTGCTAAGTTCTCTTGCAGCTTTGCCAGTGTGGCTTTTGCATTGGAGAGTTTTTCTCGCTCAGCGTCAATTATCTCCTTTGGCGCACGCGATACAAACCCTTCATTTGAGAGCTTTGCCTCCAGCTGCTTTACATAGTTCTCCGTTTTTTGAATTTCCTTCGAGAGGCGTGCTTTTTCTTTCTCAAAGTCAATCAAGCCATCCAGCAGAAGAAAAAGCTCACTGCCTTCTACCACTGCCGATGCACATCGCTTTGGTTTTGCCAAGCCCGTACCGACCGTTAGTTTCACGCGCGCCAGCTTTTCAATTAGGGCAAGGTTGGTGCTGAGCATCGTGGCTTCACTGGGCGACTTGGCATTTAGCACAGCATCTGTAATGATAGCTGGCGCCACATTCAGCACACTGCGCATACTGCGCACTTCACTGACCACCTTTTTCAAAAGCTCAAACTCTGCCTCTACACTTGGTTGAATATGCTCCGCTACAGGCATTGGAACTTTCTCTACTACAATGCTTTCGCTATCCTTGCGCACTGCCAAACTCTGCCAAATTGCCTCCGTAATATGTGGCATTAGCGGGTGCAGCATCTTCAGCGCTGCTTCAAAAACCCACATAGCTCGGCAGAGTGCTTCTTCACGTTCATTTGGTTGATTTGCACTTTGAAGTTTTACTTTCAGCATTTCCAAATACCAGTCGCAATAGTCGCCCCAAATAAAGTCGTAAGGAATTTTCGCTAAGTCATTGATACGCAGTTGCGCCACAGCAGCGTGATAGGCTTCCAATGCTGACGAGAGACGTGAGAAAATCCACTGCTCCATCAGCTCCAGCTCTCGCACCTCTACGCCTGCCAGCGACATTGCTCGATAGGCGGCGCTGAAGCGCTCAAGGTCGGAGAACATCTCGCTGCGATGCATGAGCAGAAACCGTGCGGCATTCCAGATTTTCGTGGCGAAGTTGCGTCCTTGTTCAACCTGCGGCGTGTCTTGGTCTTTCGTTACCTCCATCCGCACATCTTGACCAATCGGCGCAAGGTAGATGACCGTAAAGCGCAAGGCATCGGCACCGTATTTTTCAATCACATCCAGTGGATTGGGGGAATTGCCAAGTGACTTGGACATTTTCCGCCCTTGCCCATCGCGAATGATGCTAGTGAAATACACATTGCGAAATGGCACATCGCCCTTGAAATACAACCCTGCCATAATCATTCGCGCAACCCAGAAGAAAATGATATCAGGCCCTGTAACGAGTGTGGTTGTAGGATAGAAGGCTTTGAAGTCGTCGGTCTCCATTGAACTGGTGCCGTCCCAGCCGAGTGTGGTGAGCGGCCAGAGCCACGACGAAAACCACGTGTCCAGCACATCTTCATCTTGCCGAATCTCCTCAAGCGTCAGTGTGGGCTGCTGGGTGCGGAGTTTTTCGAGTGCTTCTTCTTTGGTGGCTGCCACTGCAAAGGTGCCATCGGGAGCGTAATAGGCTGGAATGCGATGCCCCCACCACAATTGGCGTGAAATGCACCAGTCTTGAATGTTCGTCATCCAGTGCCGATAGGTGTTTATCCAGCGCTCAGGATAGAACTTGATTCTGCCTTCCTCGACTGCGCGCAGTGCAGGCTCAGCCAGCGGTTTCATTTTCACAAACCACTGCTCCGAGAGATATGGCTCTACAACCACATCTGCACGCTCCGAGTAACCTACATTGTGCGTGTAGTCTTCAATTTTTTCCAGATTGCCTTGGTTGCGCAGAACTTCTTCTGCCTTTTTGCGAGCGACAAATCGATCTAAGCCTGAGAAAATGCCAAAGCCTGCTTCAATTTTGCCTGTCTTGTCAATCGCACAAATGAAGGGCAAGCGATGTCGCTCGCCGATTTGATAGTCGTTGGCATCATGCGCGGGTGTAATTTTCAGTGCACCCGTGCCAAACTCCATTTCCACATATTCATCGGCGATGATTGGAATTTCTCGCTTCGTGAGTGGCTCAATTACGATTTTGCCAATAAAGGACTTATACCGCTCATCATTCGGATTGACGGCAACTGCCACATCTGCCAGCATGGTTTCGGGGCGGACGGTCGCAATGGTGATAAATTTCTCTGGCTCATCTTTGAAGAAGTAGCGCACATAGTAGAGCTTATCGGTCTGGGTTTTCATTATGACTTCTTCATCGGAGAGCGCTGTCTGCGAGACAGGACACCAGTTGATGATTCGCTTGCCGCGATAGATGAGTCCATCGTTATAGAGTTTGATGAAGGCGTGCATTACAGCCTTGGAGGCGCTTTCATCCATTGTAAAGAGGGTGCGTCGCCAGTCAGCCGAGACGCCTAATCGGCGGAGCTGTTTTAAGATGAGGTCGCCGTATTCATTGCGCCATTGCCAGACGCGCTCCAAGAATTTTTCTCGCCCCAAGTCGTAGCGCGTGAGTTTTTCCTTGCGCAGCTCTCGCTCCACGCGCGTTTGTGTGGCAATGCCAGCATGGTCTGTCCCCGGCAGCCAGAGTGATTCATAGCCCATCATTCGGTGGTAGCGAATCAGGAGGTCTTGAATCGTGTTGTTGAGCACATGTCCCATCGTAAGGCTGCCTGTAATGTTGGGTGGCGGCATAAGAATCACAAAGGGCTTTTTTTCGCCCCGCAACACAGGTGCGCTTTCGGCGTGGTAGAGTCCTAACGCTTCATAGTAATCTGAGTTGTATTTTGCCTCAATAGTCTGGGGCGCGTAGGTTTTATCAAGGTAATCACGTTTTGCCGTCTCGCTTGCTGACATAGTTTAATTTGCTTGTGAAATTGGCTTAAAAAGATATGAAAGTTAGCTAAAACGCCGCTTGAACAGAGCACAAATGAGCGCATCGTTTCAAGACGCATTTGAGCAGGTTCGGCAGCTTGTTCAAGTCTTCAAGGCAAATGAAGACGCCTACCTTGACCCCGCTTACTCCGAAGCGCAAGCGCGACAAGATTTCATCGATGCCTTTTTCATCGCGCTGGGTTGGGACGTGCGGCACGAGCGTCAAAAAAATCCTTATGAACAAGAAGTCAAGATTGAAAACCGCGTAGCGACGCAAGGCGCGCAACGCCGCGCCGACTATGCGTTTTTCATCGCGCCTAATTTCCGAGACGAAGACGTGAAGTTTTTCGTCGAAGCCAAAAAGCCATCGCTTGCGCTTAGCGCCGCCGACCACTACTACCAAACGATGCGCTACGGCTGGAATCGCAAAACGCCCCTCGCCGCGCTCACCAACTTCAGAGAGTTTCACATCATTGATTGCCGCTACAAGCCCAACATCGCTTATGCGCTCGATGGCGGCATCAAAGTTTTCAGTTGCGACGATTACCTCGACGAAGAAAAGTTCGCTGAACTCTACTACCTTTTCAGCCGCGAAGCCGTCGCAAACGGCGCGCTTGAAAAATTTGCCGAGTCTCTTCCCAAGCCCAAAGGCAAAGCCGCTCAAAAAGGCTTGTTCAAAGGCGGCTTGAAAAAGGTCGACGATGCGTTCCTTGAAAGCCTCGACGGCTACCGCGAAACGCTCGCCAAAAACTTCAAAGCCAAAAATCCGCATCTCGACGGCGAAACGCTCACCGAAGCCGTCCAGCGCACGCTCGATCGGCTCGTTTTCATCCGCTTTTTGGAAGACAAGCAAATCGAAGAGCCGCTCGTCAAACGGTTTGGCGACAAAGGCGATTCGTGGAAAGCCTTTCGTTCCTACTGCCGCTCGCTCGAACCCAAATACAACGGACTGGTT is a window of Chloroherpetonaceae bacterium DNA encoding:
- a CDS encoding type I restriction enzyme HsdR N-terminal domain-containing protein is translated as MSASFQDAFEQVRQLVQVFKANEDAYLDPAYSEAQARQDFIDAFFIALGWDVRHERQKNPYEQEVKIENRVATQGAQRRADYAFFIAPNFRDEDVKFFVEAKKPSLALSAADHYYQTMRYGWNRKTPLAALTNFREFHIIDCRYKPNIAYALDGGIKVFSCDDYLDEEKFAELYYLFSREAVANGALEKFAESLPKPKGKAAQKGLFKGGLKKVDDAFLESLDGYRETLAKNFKAKNPHLDGETLTEAVQRTLDRLVFIRFLEDKQIEEPLVKRFGDKGDSWKAFRSYCRSLEPKYNGLVFNPHTVIDSDDFNPPDEAVFGKICRELSDDHSPYDFGQIPIAILGSIYERFLGKVVSVTDSRAKVIEKPQVRKAGGIYYTPEYIVRYIVAETVGKLIEGKTPDEISKMAFADIACGSGSFLIEVYATLLDYHERYYAANPDKARQG
- the nifJ gene encoding pyruvate:ferredoxin (flavodoxin) oxidoreductase — encoded protein: MSAFIEPSVKATTQVKTVDGNEAVAMVAYRTNEVIAIYPITPASPMGELSDEWASQHIPNIWGSVPTIVEMQSEGGAAGAVHGALQTGALATTFTASQGLLLMIPNMYKIAGELTPFVMHVASRSLAAQALSIFGDHSDVMAARATGFAMLCSTSVQEAHDFALIAQAATLKSRVPIVHFFDGFRTSHEIQKIQVLSEAEMRAMIDEEDVLAHRQRRLSPEHPFIRGTAQNPDVYFQARETVNPYYQAFPEVLRQVMQRFAALTGRRYQPFEYYGAPNATRLIVTMGSSAETIKETVDYLNAHGEAVGVITVHLFRPFSVRDFIAALPTTVEAIAVLDRTKEPGSAGEPLYLDVVSALYEGLHQSESWLRTMPLVVGGRYGLSSKEFTPAMVKAIFDNLSAKPPKNHFTVGITDDVSHTSLEYDEDFDIEPDSVVRAIFYGLGSDGTVSANKNTIKIIGDIPHHYAQGYFVYDSKKSGSLTISHLRFGLEPIRSAYLIHKANFLACHQWIFLERYDMLKRLVKGGKFLLNSPYGPDEVWDQLPRKVQEEILEKDIKLYVIDAYKVARENGMAGRINTVMQTCFFAISDVLPHEEAIEQIKESIRSAYRKKGEGVIAKNLAAVDNTLAHLYEVHYPRKVTSTKEMRSPVSDDAPPFVAEVLGKMIAGEGDTIPVSKLPADGTYPSGTAQYEKRNLAQEIPVWDFDLCIQCGKCAMICPHAAIRIKVYEPSVLAKAPATFKSTAGKDRAWEHLNYTIQVAPEDCTGCTLCVEVCPGRSKSDPTRKALTMAPQAPLREQERENWKFFLEIPEYDRLKINLTAIKQQQLQQPLFEFSGACAGCGETPYIKLLSQLFGDRAIVANATGCSSIFGGNLPTTPWSKNREGYGPAWSNSLFEDNAEFGFGFRISIDKQREYAVELLKRLSSEIGDDLVGQLIYAKQKTEADIHEQRERVELLKAKLHTIDRQEARELLAVADMLVKKSVWIVGGDGWAYDIGYGGLDHVLASGRDVNILVLDTEVYSNTGGQASKATPRAATAKFAASGKPTRKKDLGLIAMTYGNVYVASIAMGARDEHTLRAFLEAEAYEGVSLIIAYSHCIAHGIEMSEALAHQKAMVESGEWLLYRYNPELIAKGENPLKLDSKAPKIPVREFMRLENRFKILEKTHPEEAERLFAEAEHDALTRYHLYEFLASRKLQGNEH
- a CDS encoding valine--tRNA ligase, which gives rise to MSASETAKRDYLDKTYAPQTIEAKYNSDYYEALGLYHAESAPVLRGEKKPFVILMPPPNITGSLTMGHVLNNTIQDLLIRYHRMMGYESLWLPGTDHAGIATQTRVERELRKEKLTRYDLGREKFLERVWQWRNEYGDLILKQLRRLGVSADWRRTLFTMDESASKAVMHAFIKLYNDGLIYRGKRIINWCPVSQTALSDEEVIMKTQTDKLYYVRYFFKDEPEKFITIATVRPETMLADVAVAVNPNDERYKSFIGKIVIEPLTKREIPIIADEYVEMEFGTGALKITPAHDANDYQIGERHRLPFICAIDKTGKIEAGFGIFSGLDRFVARKKAEEVLRNQGNLEKIEDYTHNVGYSERADVVVEPYLSEQWFVKMKPLAEPALRAVEEGRIKFYPERWINTYRHWMTNIQDWCISRQLWWGHRIPAYYAPDGTFAVAATKEEALEKLRTQQPTLTLEEIRQDEDVLDTWFSSWLWPLTTLGWDGTSSMETDDFKAFYPTTTLVTGPDIIFFWVARMIMAGLYFKGDVPFRNVYFTSIIRDGQGRKMSKSLGNSPNPLDVIEKYGADALRFTVIYLAPIGQDVRMEVTKDQDTPQVEQGRNFATKIWNAARFLLMHRSEMFSDLERFSAAYRAMSLAGVEVRELELMEQWIFSRLSSALEAYHAAVAQLRINDLAKIPYDFIWGDYCDWYLEMLKVKLQSANQPNEREEALCRAMWVFEAALKMLHPLMPHITEAIWQSLAVRKDSESIVVEKVPMPVAEHIQPSVEAEFELLKKVVSEVRSMRSVLNVAPAIITDAVLNAKSPSEATMLSTNLALIEKLARVKLTVGTGLAKPKRCASAVVEGSELFLLLDGLIDFEKEKARLSKEIQKTENYVKQLEAKLSNEGFVSRAPKEIIDAEREKLSNAKATLAKLQENLASLS